The following coding sequences are from one Leptospira mayottensis 200901116 window:
- a CDS encoding valine--pyruvate transaminase translates to MQYSIFGRKFSEQTGIGQLMDDLGCFHPDSCLLGGGNPAFIPEMTEVWKEIISKQIESGSIQRIIGSYELPSGIPELRETIASILSEESGTKITEDQIAITNGSQNAFYFLLNFFSGNFGNGQKKKIFFPILPEYIGYTDQTLESDSFLSFTPEIREIGDRYYKYFISLEKFNLVKNWQQDAGCICVSRPTNPTGNVITDQELEFLIERANDAEIPLLVDNAYGFPFPNVVFGKSSFIHRPGMIQGFSLSKLGLPGVRTGFVLGDSETVAMLRKANSVVNLTSASPGQFIALDLFRSGRWKYLCEKVILPFYHKKSVFAQEVILKNWSSKVDYRIHQSEGAFFLWIWVKNLSLPINDLYPILKKAGVIIVPGETFFPGADPNWSHKQECFRLSFVRENKEIEEGILRIGKVLEKFSK, encoded by the coding sequence ATGCAATATTCTATTTTTGGCCGGAAGTTTTCAGAACAAACTGGAATTGGACAATTAATGGACGATTTGGGGTGTTTTCACCCCGATTCTTGTTTATTGGGTGGAGGAAATCCAGCTTTCATCCCGGAAATGACCGAGGTATGGAAGGAGATTATATCGAAACAAATCGAGTCCGGAAGTATACAGAGAATTATAGGAAGTTACGAATTACCTTCCGGAATTCCGGAACTTCGAGAAACGATCGCTTCGATTTTATCGGAAGAATCCGGAACAAAAATTACTGAAGACCAAATCGCAATTACGAATGGGAGTCAGAACGCGTTTTACTTCTTATTAAACTTTTTCTCAGGGAATTTTGGAAACGGCCAGAAAAAGAAAATTTTTTTTCCCATTCTTCCTGAATATATCGGTTACACAGATCAAACTTTGGAGTCCGATTCATTCTTGTCCTTTACGCCTGAGATTCGAGAAATCGGGGATAGATATTATAAATATTTTATATCTTTGGAAAAGTTCAATTTAGTTAAAAATTGGCAACAGGATGCTGGTTGTATCTGCGTTTCACGACCTACAAATCCGACTGGTAATGTGATCACGGATCAGGAACTTGAGTTTTTGATTGAAAGAGCAAATGATGCAGAGATTCCTTTATTGGTCGACAATGCTTACGGATTTCCATTTCCCAACGTGGTCTTTGGAAAAAGTTCCTTTATTCACAGGCCGGGTATGATTCAAGGATTTAGTCTTTCTAAGTTGGGTCTTCCGGGAGTCCGTACCGGATTTGTACTCGGTGATTCAGAAACGGTTGCCATGTTACGTAAGGCAAATTCGGTTGTCAATTTGACGAGCGCCAGTCCGGGACAGTTTATTGCGCTGGATCTTTTTCGTTCGGGCCGTTGGAAATATTTATGTGAAAAAGTAATATTACCTTTTTATCATAAGAAATCGGTTTTTGCTCAGGAAGTAATTCTAAAAAATTGGAGTTCCAAGGTCGACTATCGGATTCATCAAAGCGAAGGTGCTTTTTTTCTTTGGATTTGGGTAAAAAATTTATCTTTGCCTATTAACGATCTTTATCCAATTTTGAAGAAAGCGGGTGTAATTATCGTTCCCGGTGAAACTTTTTTTCCGGGAGCCGATCCGAACTGGTCTCATAAACAGGAATGTTTTCGATTGAGCTTTGTTCGGGAAAATAAAGAGATCGAAGAAGGGATTTTGAGAATCGGGAAGGTATTGGAAAAATTCTCGAAATAA
- a CDS encoding NuoI/complex I 23 kDa subunit family protein encodes MGTVNVVRVASLHKLSWYEKFYFYSIGKGLWITLKHFVKAAILRRTVTIEYPEKKRKYSTRFRGMHTMKRDEQGRERCTSCFCCMWICPADAIYIEAGEVTPEIQHLHPEDKYAKKFEIDLLRCIFCGMCEEACPKGAIYLDGPGEMATDNREDLILTKERMMQVVGGPIIGERY; translated from the coding sequence TTGGGAACCGTTAACGTAGTACGTGTAGCAAGTCTTCATAAACTTTCCTGGTATGAAAAATTTTATTTTTATTCCATCGGCAAAGGACTTTGGATCACACTCAAACATTTTGTCAAAGCGGCGATTTTAAGAAGAACGGTCACGATCGAATATCCGGAGAAAAAAAGGAAATATTCCACGCGTTTCCGCGGAATGCATACAATGAAACGGGATGAGCAAGGTCGCGAACGATGTACGAGTTGCTTTTGTTGTATGTGGATTTGTCCTGCCGACGCAATTTATATCGAAGCGGGGGAAGTGACTCCTGAAATTCAACATCTTCATCCCGAAGACAAATACGCGAAAAAATTCGAGATCGATTTACTGCGATGTATTTTTTGCGGCATGTGTGAGGAAGCTTGTCCGAAAGGTGCGATCTATCTGGACGGCCCCGGTGAAATGGCGACTGATAACCGAGAAGACTTAATATTAACTAAAGAAAGGATGATGCAAGTCGTAGGTGGTCCGATCATCGGAGAAAGATATTGA
- a CDS encoding adenylate/guanylate cyclase domain-containing protein, translating into MNIEVNKIKSSKISNLTDYLNRYPWSQEWAQFEKPIDSLWEFELDIKVEALWPWLIDTSSFNKRIGIPEMKFVEKEGKLFGRSKNAGILMEWEEIPWEWEYCKGLNNARIYKKGLARYVRTRYILEKFSENKTKLIVYFGWIPKGLLGKLILPFEMKRLYQSYRKGLSEVLKDINTRKKDESSILNFNKSLKETAPISENLKLKQIKTNLIREGIDPELIDRVIHYILFEDENELYRIRIKKLTSKWKLPLESLLVLFLHGCKQGLFTLSWDVICPHCRGVRSELSNLGDVPSKDFCDICGIDFESTKLNTIEVTFHIHPSIRKIQKRYFCAAEPAAKTHIWFQRTVQPGKEYITNLLLNEGIFRLRVAGEKRYNLLELQPSSSENFRWAADQLEEELTAKPMPTAQIYNTEKSPRTFIIEERKEDSISLRPAELFNFQDFRDLFTEQAIASDLQLDIGVQTILFTDIVGSTKFYIAEGDSGAFKEIREHFIQVFRIIKEHKGAVVKTIGDAVMASFSNPLYSFLASIELQKVFQISPENRIQIRVSVHSGQCLAVNLNSNIDYFGNTVNYASKLQGITEAGEITFSEAIFRDEEIRNHLKMTGIKVKKIPFKLPWFQKEDSVYKLIPKYL; encoded by the coding sequence TTGAATATAGAAGTGAACAAAATCAAATCCTCAAAAATCTCAAATCTTACCGATTATTTAAATAGATATCCTTGGTCGCAAGAATGGGCTCAATTTGAAAAACCGATCGATTCCCTCTGGGAATTCGAACTCGACATAAAAGTTGAAGCTCTTTGGCCTTGGCTTATAGACACTTCTTCGTTTAACAAAAGGATCGGAATTCCAGAAATGAAGTTTGTCGAAAAAGAGGGAAAACTTTTCGGCCGTTCCAAAAATGCAGGAATTCTAATGGAGTGGGAAGAAATTCCTTGGGAATGGGAATATTGCAAAGGGCTGAATAACGCAAGAATTTATAAGAAAGGTTTGGCTCGTTATGTTAGAACCAGGTACATACTGGAAAAATTTTCGGAAAATAAAACAAAACTCATCGTATATTTTGGATGGATTCCCAAAGGTCTTCTCGGCAAACTCATTCTGCCCTTTGAAATGAAACGGCTCTATCAAAGTTACCGAAAAGGTCTTTCTGAAGTTTTAAAAGACATTAATACACGAAAGAAAGACGAATCGTCCATCCTCAACTTCAATAAAAGTTTAAAAGAAACCGCACCGATTTCGGAAAATCTCAAATTGAAACAAATCAAAACAAATTTGATTCGAGAAGGAATAGATCCCGAACTAATCGACCGAGTGATTCATTATATTCTTTTCGAAGACGAGAACGAACTTTATCGAATTCGAATTAAAAAATTGACTTCCAAATGGAAACTTCCCTTGGAAAGTCTTCTCGTTTTATTTTTACATGGATGCAAGCAGGGTCTATTTACTCTATCTTGGGACGTTATCTGTCCGCATTGTAGAGGAGTACGTTCGGAACTTTCCAATTTAGGAGACGTTCCTTCTAAAGACTTCTGCGACATATGCGGTATAGATTTTGAATCCACAAAACTCAACACGATCGAAGTTACGTTTCACATTCATCCATCCATCCGAAAAATTCAAAAAAGGTATTTCTGTGCGGCCGAGCCTGCGGCAAAAACGCACATTTGGTTCCAAAGAACCGTCCAACCTGGAAAAGAGTACATTACAAATTTATTATTGAATGAAGGGATTTTTCGCCTTAGAGTCGCGGGAGAAAAAAGATATAATCTTCTGGAGTTACAACCTTCTTCATCGGAAAATTTCCGTTGGGCCGCGGATCAATTGGAAGAAGAACTAACAGCAAAACCAATGCCCACAGCCCAAATCTACAATACGGAAAAATCCCCACGAACCTTTATTATTGAAGAAAGGAAAGAAGATTCCATCAGTTTAAGACCTGCAGAATTGTTTAATTTTCAGGACTTTCGGGATTTGTTCACAGAACAAGCGATCGCGTCCGATCTTCAATTAGACATCGGAGTTCAGACGATTCTTTTTACGGACATCGTCGGTTCTACGAAATTCTATATTGCGGAAGGAGATAGCGGAGCGTTTAAAGAAATACGGGAACATTTTATTCAAGTATTCAGAATTATCAAGGAACACAAAGGAGCAGTCGTAAAAACCATCGGCGACGCCGTAATGGCTTCTTTTTCCAATCCCCTCTATTCCTTTTTAGCCTCGATCGAATTGCAAAAAGTATTTCAGATCTCACCCGAAAACAGAATTCAAATTAGAGTTAGCGTTCATTCAGGACAGTGTCTTGCTGTAAATTTAAACAGCAATATCGACTATTTCGGCAACACAGTGAACTACGCTTCCAAATTACAAGGAATTACGGAAGCAGGAGAGATTACATTTTCCGAAGCGATATTCAGAGACGAAGAAATCAGGAATCATCTAAAAATGACGGGTATAAAAGTTAAAAAAATTCCTTTTAAACTTCCTTGGTTTCAAAAAGAAGATTCAGTTTATAAACTTATCCCCAAATATTTATAA
- a CDS encoding 2Fe-2S iron-sulfur cluster-binding protein encodes MVKIKIDGIEYEVDEKKNLISAAKDVGVDIPFFCYHPKLSIVGMCRMCLIEIEGVPRLQVACNTKVTEGLSIFTKNDRIKEAREGTMEFLLANHPLDCPVCDKAGECQLQDNAFQEGNSNSRFTLEKRNVPQEEIGTNLIINHNRCIVCYRCVRFEEEIVGESNLGLFERGYHSIIGLAKSEPIRHNFQGALADLCPTGALLNNKTLFKSRVWWYKNAESICHGCSTGCNITTNVRDNKMYRYMPRIDEEKDMYFLCDAGRFDIDWLNENRLFAYYQDGNISESAVVLSAIAEKILNAKKIAILGGATESNENLKTILQSVESFGKSVILEVRINEVQYKVPEQKDFLMTTDLRPNTRGAVDSGFVFSQGIGTVRKAIESGEVDLVFIIKENIKEFLPSIFSNATVVLLETNLTQEISEVAFGIPIQTFAEQSGSFTNKNGLNQRFQKAMEPPKGLLNSGSVFQKLAEMVKESASSSSPKEVGVGNR; translated from the coding sequence ATGGTAAAAATCAAGATCGACGGAATCGAATATGAGGTGGATGAGAAAAAGAACCTCATATCGGCGGCTAAAGATGTCGGGGTCGATATTCCTTTCTTCTGTTATCACCCTAAACTTTCCATTGTGGGCATGTGTAGAATGTGTCTGATCGAAATCGAAGGAGTCCCTAGACTTCAAGTGGCTTGCAATACAAAGGTGACGGAAGGTCTTTCCATTTTCACAAAAAACGATCGTATCAAAGAGGCGAGGGAAGGAACGATGGAGTTTCTTTTAGCCAATCATCCGTTGGATTGTCCCGTTTGCGATAAAGCTGGAGAATGCCAACTTCAAGACAATGCCTTCCAGGAAGGAAACAGTAATTCCAGGTTTACATTAGAAAAAAGGAATGTTCCTCAGGAAGAGATCGGTACTAATCTGATCATCAATCATAATCGTTGTATCGTTTGTTATCGTTGTGTCCGTTTCGAAGAAGAAATAGTAGGGGAGTCTAATCTAGGTCTTTTTGAAAGAGGATATCATTCCATCATCGGTCTTGCAAAAAGCGAACCTATTCGACATAACTTTCAAGGCGCGCTTGCGGATCTTTGTCCGACGGGGGCACTTCTTAACAATAAGACCTTATTTAAATCGAGAGTATGGTGGTATAAAAATGCAGAGTCGATCTGCCACGGCTGCAGTACTGGTTGTAACATCACAACAAACGTAAGAGATAACAAAATGTATCGATACATGCCTCGAATCGACGAGGAAAAAGACATGTACTTTCTTTGCGATGCAGGACGTTTTGATATTGATTGGTTGAATGAAAATCGATTATTCGCTTATTATCAGGATGGAAATATTTCGGAAAGCGCGGTTGTATTGTCTGCAATTGCGGAAAAGATTCTAAATGCAAAAAAGATAGCGATTCTAGGCGGGGCAACCGAGTCGAACGAGAATTTGAAAACAATTCTACAAAGTGTGGAGTCTTTTGGAAAATCGGTTATTCTAGAAGTGAGAATTAACGAGGTTCAATACAAGGTCCCCGAACAGAAAGACTTTTTGATGACTACGGATTTAAGACCGAATACGAGAGGTGCCGTAGATTCCGGTTTTGTTTTTTCTCAGGGAATCGGCACGGTTCGCAAGGCCATCGAATCGGGGGAAGTCGATTTGGTCTTTATAATTAAGGAGAATATAAAAGAGTTTTTACCTTCTATTTTTTCCAATGCGACTGTTGTATTATTGGAGACTAATCTAACTCAGGAGATTAGTGAAGTTGCATTTGGAATTCCAATTCAGACATTCGCGGAGCAATCGGGCTCTTTTACGAATAAGAACGGGCTAAATCAACGTTTTCAAAAAGCGATGGAACCGCCTAAAGGTTTATTAAATTCCGGTTCTGTTTTCCAGAAGTTGGCGGAAATGGTCAAAGAATCTGCCTCTTCCTCTTCTCCTAAGGAGGTTGGCGTTGGGAACCGTTAA
- a CDS encoding IS110 family transposase, with amino-acid sequence MKRKVYVGMDVHKETIRIACLTNNTKEIVKEQQIKHNEVQIKKFVNKLKSEWNEIHSCYEAGVTGYPLYRNLKSLGVNCILVAPGKIPRQSSDKIKTDKRDAIKLAKLLRSGELESIHVPSEEDEAVRDYLRSRDSLRLDLGRNRQRLMKFLLRKGITHSKTKYWTVSHNKWLNNLQFNNEILQETFNDYYSRVRVQEENLKAMDKRIQEIAESEPYREKVGILRCFRGVDYLTAMFLLCEVCDFKRFKTAGSFMSFLGLVPGEYSSGSKRKQTGITKTGSPRLRRILTEAAWQHRFPGTGSKIVTARRSGQPALVVALAEKASLRLHKKFRNLQQRGKTPQVMITAVSRELSGFLWAAMNLVA; translated from the coding sequence ATGAAAAGAAAAGTATATGTAGGAATGGATGTCCACAAAGAAACGATTAGAATTGCGTGTTTAACGAACAATACAAAGGAAATAGTAAAAGAACAGCAGATAAAACATAATGAGGTTCAGATCAAAAAGTTCGTCAATAAACTAAAATCAGAATGGAACGAGATACATAGTTGTTACGAGGCGGGAGTAACCGGTTATCCACTTTACAGAAATCTAAAGTCTTTGGGAGTGAACTGTATCCTTGTAGCGCCAGGAAAGATACCAAGACAAAGTTCGGATAAGATCAAAACGGATAAGAGAGATGCAATCAAATTAGCAAAATTATTACGAAGTGGAGAATTAGAATCGATTCATGTACCGAGTGAAGAGGACGAAGCGGTAAGAGATTATTTGAGATCCCGTGACAGCCTTCGTTTGGATTTAGGAAGGAATCGTCAAAGGTTAATGAAATTCTTATTAAGAAAAGGTATAACCCACTCAAAAACAAAGTATTGGACAGTCAGTCATAACAAATGGTTGAACAATCTACAGTTTAACAACGAGATCCTTCAAGAGACGTTTAACGACTATTATAGTCGAGTAAGAGTTCAAGAAGAGAATTTAAAAGCGATGGATAAGAGAATACAAGAGATAGCGGAAAGTGAACCGTATCGAGAGAAAGTAGGAATATTAAGATGTTTCCGAGGAGTGGATTATCTAACCGCAATGTTTTTACTTTGTGAGGTTTGTGACTTCAAACGATTCAAAACAGCCGGTTCGTTCATGAGTTTTCTTGGACTTGTTCCGGGAGAATATTCCAGCGGTTCCAAAAGAAAACAAACAGGGATAACAAAAACAGGAAGTCCCAGACTTCGAAGAATATTGACAGAAGCAGCTTGGCAACATCGTTTCCCTGGAACAGGAAGTAAGATTGTAACCGCACGTAGATCGGGACAACCTGCGTTAGTTGTTGCTTTGGCGGAAAAAGCATCTCTCAGATTACACAAGAAGTTTCGTAATCTACAGCAAAGAGGAAAAACTCCTCAGGTAATGATAACGGCAGTTTCAAGAGAGTTATCCGGATTTCTTTGGGCAGCGATGAATCTGGTTGCATAG